The following proteins are encoded in a genomic region of Xenopus laevis strain J_2021 chromosome 3L, Xenopus_laevis_v10.1, whole genome shotgun sequence:
- the neurl3.L gene encoding E3 ubiquitin-protein ligase NEURL3, producing MGGCVSSETEGLFFHPYTKGSHISLNSCLHQAERQQSFHHGIIFSNRPLRAKEKLKIRVLKEETRWHGALRIGFTSEDPSTLEPCCLPPFACPDLTQLPCFWGAGVPEELCQAGALLKFWFSGDGKVFCQQKGEPCARVLFSGIPKNAKLWAMLDVYGKTKAIQVAGPSQNMCQCQSQINKDAQPFGNGHSLEEIAEQTVIPAANLNSCTDTSDWHSQRNFQIFLGDDPSCVICQDRMADTLLLPCGHCTFCQYCIEQLQGLSQSCPLCRQTIVSAKYIGCGNSVANPVT from the exons ATGGGAGGGTGCGTTAGCTCTGAGACTGAAG GTCTTTTCTTCCACCCTTACACCAAGGGATCCCATATAAGCTTGAACAGTTGCCTGCACCAAGCAGAACGCCAGCAGAGTTTCCACCATGGCATCATCTTCTCCAACCGACCCCTGCGTGCCAAGGAAAAACTGAAAATCCGGGTGCTTAAGGAAGAGACGCGTTGGCACGGGGCCCTGCGAATTGGCTTCACTTCTGAGGATCCCAGCACCTTGGAGCCCTGTTGTTTGCCACCTTTTGCGTGTCCTGATCTCACACAGCTCCCTTGCTTCTGGGGGGCAGGTGTCCCAGAGGAGTTGTGTCAGGCAGGGGCACTTCTAAAATTCTGGTTCAGTGGGGATGGAAAAGTGTTCTGTCAGCAAAAGGGGGAGCCATGTGCAAGAGTCCTGTTCTCAGGAATCCCTAAGAATGCAAAGCTCTGGGCCATGCTGGATGTCTATGGGAAGACCAAAGCTATTCAAGTGGCTG GTCCCAGTCAGAATATGTGCCAGTGCCAGAGTCAGATAAACAAAG ATGCCCAACCTTTTGGAAACGGGCACAGCCTGGAAGAGATTGCAGAGCAGACTGTGATACCCGCTGCCAACCTGAATAGCTGCACCGACACCAGCGATTGGCATTCACAGAGGAATTTCCAAATATTCTTGGGGGACGATCCCAGCTGTGTAATATGCCAGGACAGGATGGCTGACACCTTGCTGCTGCCCTGTGGACATTGCACTTTCTGCCAGTACTGCATTGAGCAGTTACAGGGACTCAGTCAAAGTTGTCCTCTTTGCCGTCAAACCATTGTCAGTGCGAAGTATATTGGGTGCGGAAATTCTGTCGCTAACCCAGTAACCTGA